DNA from Evansella sp. LMS18:
CCAGTCCTGCTTAACCAGTTCAATGCGCCCTGTATAATCAACACCCCAATGCTTCTGGCAGAGGATGTTTGCCTGTTCATATAACTCTTCTAATGTAAAGTTCCCGTATTCCATGCTGTCTCCCCCTCGAATTCATTAACGGATATAATGTCCAGGTTAAAAAAAACTTAAATACACATAGGTATCAACCTTGTGTTCTGGGACAAATTATATATAAAAAATAAAAATTTATGTTTAATTTTTTTAGTTCCAGGAAATATTATCATATTATTCCTGTATTGTATATATTTTTCCGGGAAAATAAATCGATAATTTATGCCGGGAAAAAAGTACATCCATATCATATTTATAGCGGAGAAACAGCATGACAATGAGAGAAAACGGAAATCTTATGGTTTTTTTAAGATACTGCAGTATTTTCATTATAAGAAGCTTGTTCGTTATTGTTTTTATCAGCAATCTTCGATTTAAAGTAACTAATAATCAAGGAGATGAAAATTACTGAAATTACAGAGTAAATGCCTCTGATTATCCCTACAGAATAAAGGCCAGTGAGAATCACCAGGAAGTCAAAAATGAATAATGTTCTGCCTGGATCCCACCCATACTTCTGCTGCAGGAATAAGGAAAGGATATTCGCACCCCCAAGAGATGAACCATTCATAAACAATAATGACAGACCGAGCCCGATGACAGTCCCCCCGATGACTGCTCCAGCGAGTGGATGCACTGTGGCAGCTGGAAGCAACTGAACAATTTCACTCATTCCTGAGAGTAGAGTAACCGCAAATATAGTAGAAATAGTGAATTTCCATCCCAATTTAAAGAAAGCAAGTACATAAAATGGTATATTAATAAATAAGAACATGAGAGCAAATGAAGCAGAGGCGGTATAAGCGAGGCTAAGTGCGAGCCCTGCAGTTCCACCGGTGATTATTTCTGAGCTTTGCAGAATAAAAATCCCCAAACTAACAATTAAGCAGCCAAGAATCATATTTAAAATCTTTTGCATTAACAACACTCCTGATTTCAGAAAATTATAAGTTATGTAATTATTTTCCTGAAATAATTTTATCACAATGATTGATTATAAAGAGATTTTGCTGTCTGCGCAAATACCTGCATAACCGCGTTTTCGCGTTAAAGTGAGTCACTTTTGCAGTATTGTAATTGTACCTTATGAAGGATGGTCTAGCTTGAAGGACAAAAGGTTGACTTTTATGGAGCTGCAAGGCAACTTATATTTTTAACAAAGGAGAGAATAATCGATGAAAAGTATGCGTTTTGATGGTCATCTGCTCGTAACTGATATTACAATCACCTATTATGGAAGAAAGGTGAAATTAAATAATGTTGTTGTAAGTACCTCTGAAGCTTCTACATCAATTAATATTCACTCGCTTGAAAGTGAAGGCATCCAGGTTCAGGACAAAGATGCTGCTGAACACGAGCTAGTAGTTGATTCGATAAGTGCCGGTCCTTTAAAAGTAATCAATTTTCCAGTGGCGGTTGCCAGATTCACAGAGGAAGAAGGTGCTGACGGGATATTAGGAATGGACTTTCTGAAAAAGGTAGGAGCGAAAATTAATCTTGATTCTATGACCCTTTCCGGGTCCAGGATTCTGTAAGTGTCATAAACTAGTTTAGAAAAGTATGAGGGGGGACCGTGAGAGATATCGACGGGTGCCCTTTTTTTATTCTATAGAGTGTGGAAACACTTTCCTAAAATGCGTCGATGTTTAAGCCAGCTCCCTCGCAGGAAAATAAGTTATATCTTTTGGAACGGAGGGATGCTGGTGGGTTTCAGGTTTACTGTCAATAAAAAAGAAAGAAAGTATATATATTCAGCTGCAGCAATGCTTGCTCTGTTTACTGTTATATTCTTTATTTTTGTGGAAGGGTATGCTGACCAGGAGTTCCATGCATTCGATTTTGCTGTAATAGAGTTGATTCAGGCCCCGATTACAGACAGGATGACTGAGCTGATGATTGCAATTACACATGTGGGTTCAGTGCCAGGGTTAGCGATCTTTGCAATCGCAGTTGCATTATTAGTAACAGCCGGCAAAAATTATAAAGAAGCCATCCTGTATCTTGCAGCTTGTGGTGCCGGAGGGATGTTTAACTGGCTGTTAAAGTTAATGTTCCAGAGGGAGCGGCCGCAAATTAACCCTCTTCTTGAAGTGACAGGACACAGTTTTCCAAGCGGACATTCTATGGGGACCATGGTGGTCTATGGACTGGCAGTCTATCTTCTGCTTATACTCGTACGACGCAGGTGGGTGAAGATTACCGGTACAATCTTATTAATTGCCGGTATTTTGTTAATCGGCCTTAGTCGTATCTATTTAGGTGTCCATTATCCAAGTGATGTAATAGGCGGGTTCGCTGCAGGGGCGGCATGGGTGCTTTTTTGTACAGCAATACTGGAAACAGCCAGAAAAAACCATTAAATATGACGTTTCTTGAATAAAAGGTGCCGATAGTGTTCCAGCTCACATCCTTCATAAAAGAAGAGAGGTATTATTAAGGCAAATGAAAGGATGTGACTCATAATGAAGGAATTACAATTTGCGGTAAAGATTAATGCACCGGATATTGAGCCAAGGGTAAGGCATCCGAGGATATTTGAGGCATTTGATGGCTTAGCATCGGGAGAGATACTCGAACTGACAAATGACCATGATCCTCGTCCACTTCAATATCAATTAATGATGGAGCGTAAAGATAAATACGACTGGGAGTACCTTGAAAAAGGACCGGAACAATGGAGAGTGGCGATTAAAAAAGTATAAGGAACTATTTATTAAGGTATCAATCAGGAAATTAAAATTACAGACAGCATAGAAAGGTGGACTGCAGAAATGCAGTCCATTTTTCTTTCAGGGTGAAGAAGAAAAGGAAAACCGTGACTTCTGGATTCTAACAAGGAGTTTAGATTTTCAAACAAATTGTGACACTTTTGGTTTCTACCGTGTGTATGTGACTTTGCTCACAGCTTCACTCGTTCTCCGGGGGTAAGCTTTTAATAGGGGATAGCTTAACACAGGGGGCCGAAACATAACTCCTGGATTATATAGTTATCCAACTTTATAAAGCAGCAAAGTCCAGCATTCCAGATTTTATATAAAAAAAGGTCTAAGTATTTCGAGCGGAGGTGGGAATATGTTTCCACAAAATTATGACGAAAATCCATTTATTGTTATTTGGGAATTAACGAGAGCATGTGAATTGAAATGTCTCCATTGCAGAGCCGAAGCACAATACCGCAGGCATCCGGGAGAACTTACTTTTGAAGAAGGAAAAAAACTTATTGATGATATAAAATCAATGAATAATCCTATGCTTGTTTTTACAGGCGGAGACCCGTTAATGCGTAAAGATGTATTTGATATAGCAAAATATGCAATTGATAAAGGAGTCAGGGTTTCCATGACACCTTCAGCGACACCTAACGTTACGAAGGAAGCAATGGAAACAGCGAAAGAAGTGGGGTTATCTCGATGGGCATTCAGCCTGGACGGACCTACTGCAGAAATTCATGATCATTTCAGGGGAACTTCCGGATCATTTGATCTGACGATGAACGCGATCAAGTACCTTCACGAGCTTGAAATGCCCCTTCAGATTAATACGGTTATTTCCAACTATAATATCGACCATCTTGATGAAATGGCGAAACTTGTAGAGGACTTAAACTGTGTGTTGTGGAGTGTATTCTTTCTCGTCCCAACAGGAAGAGGGCAGGAAAGTGATATGATTTCTCCGGTTCAGCATGAAAAGGTGTTTCAGTGGTTATATGATTTATCAAAGCGGGTGCCTTTCGATATAAAAACTACAGCT
Protein-coding regions in this window:
- a CDS encoding phosphatase PAP2 family protein gives rise to the protein MGFRFTVNKKERKYIYSAAAMLALFTVIFFIFVEGYADQEFHAFDFAVIELIQAPITDRMTELMIAITHVGSVPGLAIFAIAVALLVTAGKNYKEAILYLAACGAGGMFNWLLKLMFQRERPQINPLLEVTGHSFPSGHSMGTMVVYGLAVYLLLILVRRRWVKITGTILLIAGILLIGLSRIYLGVHYPSDVIGGFAAGAAWVLFCTAILETARKNH
- a CDS encoding DUF2249 domain-containing protein, translated to MKELQFAVKINAPDIEPRVRHPRIFEAFDGLASGEILELTNDHDPRPLQYQLMMERKDKYDWEYLEKGPEQWRVAIKKV
- a CDS encoding TIGR04053 family radical SAM/SPASM domain-containing protein, which produces MFPQNYDENPFIVIWELTRACELKCLHCRAEAQYRRHPGELTFEEGKKLIDDIKSMNNPMLVFTGGDPLMRKDVFDIAKYAIDKGVRVSMTPSATPNVTKEAMETAKEVGLSRWAFSLDGPTAEIHDHFRGTSGSFDLTMNAIKYLHELEMPLQINTVISNYNIDHLDEMAKLVEDLNCVLWSVFFLVPTGRGQESDMISPVQHEKVFQWLYDLSKRVPFDIKTTAGQHYRRVVIQNKMREKEAESSGNSIKYADALKKGATGQIDGLGRAPKGVNDGNGFVFISHIGDVYPSGLLPVKAGNVRETPLPEIYRESEVFKSLRNPDLYKGKCGVCEFRHVCGGSRSRAYAVTGDYLESEPFCVYIPKSMRKKKAATEV
- a CDS encoding YitT family protein: MQKILNMILGCLIVSLGIFILQSSEIITGGTAGLALSLAYTASASFALMFLFINIPFYVLAFFKLGWKFTISTIFAVTLLSGMSEIVQLLPAATVHPLAGAVIGGTVIGLGLSLLFMNGSSLGGANILSLFLQQKYGWDPGRTLFIFDFLVILTGLYSVGIIRGIYSVISVIFISLIISYFKSKIADKNNNEQASYNENTAVS
- a CDS encoding aspartyl protease family protein; translated protein: MKSMRFDGHLLVTDITITYYGRKVKLNNVVVSTSEASTSINIHSLESEGIQVQDKDAAEHELVVDSISAGPLKVINFPVAVARFTEEEGADGILGMDFLKKVGAKINLDSMTLSGSRIL